A genomic window from Silene latifolia isolate original U9 population chromosome 11, ASM4854445v1, whole genome shotgun sequence includes:
- the LOC141613988 gene encoding uncharacterized protein LOC141613988: MRNDRSWMYIARRLPEFKNGVIEFLNVSFSKGVHGSQIRCPCKRCINRYWLRRHEVYDHLKAFGFVENYYVLTFYGESPLSTESIVETLDEEPNFNDNTNTLLNNRFRSCFEGPTNVQNGPNDEAKKFYKLVEEGQQELFPGCKNFSKLSFIIRLFMYKTVHGISNVAFNDLLQLLRDMVPEAKFPVNFNEAKNIVRDLGLDYKKICACPNDCMLFWKEFENAEECFKCHASKWKKCEANSSNKNSNTKNNRQIPAKVLWHFTLQPRLQRVYMNSETAEAMTYHADKRRKDGYLRHPADGSTWKEFDSLYPLFANEPRNVRLGLASDGFNPFRTMSVCHSTRPVVFVNYNLPPWMFMKPEYFMLSLLIPGLEGPGNNIDVYLRPLIEELKDLWNVGLETYDKFGNETFKLHATLTWTISDFSGNSMLSGWKTKGKFACPSCNHETDSLYLKHSKKNVLYG, translated from the coding sequence ATGAGGAATGATAGAAGTTGGATGTATATAGCTAGACGTTTGCCTGAGTTTAAAAATGGAGTCATTGAGTTCCTTAATGTGTCATTTTCTAAGGGTGTTCATGGGAGTCAAATAAGATGTCCATGTAAGAGGTGTATAAACCGATATTGGTTACGAAGACATGAGGTGTATGATCATTTAAAAGCATTTGGTTTTGTTGAAAATTATTATGTTTTGACCTTTTATGGAGAGTCTCCTTTATCAACTGAATCCATAGTTGAAACCCTTGATGAAGAACCAAATTTCAATGATAATACCAACACATTGTTAAACAACAGATTTAGAAGTTGTTTTGAAGGTCCCACTAACGTACAAAATGGTCCGAATGATGAAGCTAAAAAATTTTATAAGTTGGTAGAAGAGGGTCAACAGGAATTATTCCCGGGCTGTAAGAATTTTTCAAAACTGTCTTTTATCATTCGACTATTTATGTACAAGACAGTTCATGGAATTAGTAATGTGGCATTCAATGATCTCCTCCAATTGCTAAGAGACATGGTTCCGGAGGCAAAATTTCCGGTCAACTTCAATGAAGCTAAGAATATTGTGAGGGACTTGGGTCTTGATTATAAAAAAATATGTGCGTGTCCTAACGattgtatgctattttggaaagagtTTGAAAATGCTGAAGAGTGTTTTAAATGTCATGCCTCTAAGTGGAAAAAATGCGAAGCGAATTCATCTAATAAGAATTCAAACACTAAGAATAATCGTCAAATACCTGCAAAGGTATTATGGCATTTTACACTACAACCTAGGTTGCAAAGAGTATATATGAATTCAGAAACTGCAGAAGCTATGACATATCATGCTGATAAACGTCGTAAAGATGGGTATCTAAGACACCCTGCGGACGGGTCAACTTGGAAGGAATTTGATTCGCTATACCCTTTATTTGCTAATGAACCTAGAAATGTAAGGTTAGGTTTGGCTTCTGATGGGTTCAATCCATTTCGAACTATGAGTGTATGTCACAGTACACGGCCCGTTGTGTTCGTCAATTACAATTTGCCACCTTGGATGTTCATGAAACCGGAATATTTTATGCTATCACTGCTCATTCCCGGTCTGGAGGGTCCAGGGAATAACATTGACGTATACTTACGACCTTTAATTGAGGAATTGAAAGATTTATGGAATGTAGGGCTCGAGACATATGATAAATTTGGGAATGAAACATTTAAGTTACATGCTACTTTGACATGGACAATTAGTGATTTTTCGGGTAATTCAATGTTATCGGGATGGAAAACAAAAGGGAAGTTTGCATGTCCAAGTTGTAACCATGAAACTGACTCCTTATATCTAAAGCATAGCAAAAAAAATGTGTTATATGGGTAG